A genomic window from Candidatus Andeanibacterium colombiense includes:
- a CDS encoding DUF983 domain-containing protein, giving the protein MSLPLAPVLPETYPQAAFRGGIKCRCPRCGEGRLFRKWLKPVDRCAACGQDWSLQRADDFPAYVSILVTGHLLAPILIFLAARTELSVGAILAIVLPLTAIFMLGLLQPAKGAIIAAQWWFGLNGFTRERPAPVDSAGTP; this is encoded by the coding sequence ATGAGTCTTCCGCTCGCTCCCGTGCTCCCCGAGACCTATCCGCAGGCCGCGTTTCGTGGCGGCATCAAATGCCGCTGCCCGCGCTGCGGTGAGGGGCGGCTGTTCCGCAAATGGCTCAAGCCGGTCGATCGCTGCGCCGCCTGCGGGCAGGACTGGTCGCTGCAGCGGGCCGACGATTTTCCGGCCTATGTCTCGATCCTCGTGACCGGGCATTTGCTCGCGCCGATCCTGATCTTCCTCGCGGCCCGCACGGAGCTGTCGGTCGGGGCAATCCTCGCGATCGTGCTGCCGCTGACGGCGATCTTCATGCTCGGCCTGCTCCAGCCGGCCAAGGGTGCGATCATCGCCGCGCAATGGTGGTTCGGCCTCAACGGCTTCACCCGCGAGCGACCGGCGCCGGTGGATAGCGCCGGGACGCCGTGA
- a CDS encoding class I SAM-dependent methyltransferase: MNDTVSFGYEDIDAAEKTARVGAVFSNVAAKYDIMNDAMSGGMHRLWKDRFVRRVKPQPGEQILDMAGGTGDIAFRMAARGATVTVSDINQEMLDVGIERAMERGLDDLVWSRQNAEELSFPPRFFDAYTIAFGIRNVTHIDRALKEAHRVLKHGGRFYCLEFSTTEWPGFKEAYDLYSHKLVPRIGKAIAGDEDSYRYLIESIRRFPTMPEFEKMIRAAGFSQTKVEPILGGLVAIHSGWKT; this comes from the coding sequence ATGAACGACACAGTATCCTTCGGTTACGAAGACATCGATGCGGCCGAGAAGACCGCGCGGGTCGGCGCGGTGTTCTCCAACGTCGCGGCGAAATACGACATCATGAACGACGCGATGTCGGGTGGGATGCACCGCCTGTGGAAGGACCGCTTCGTCCGCCGGGTGAAGCCGCAGCCGGGCGAGCAGATCCTCGACATGGCGGGCGGGACCGGTGACATCGCCTTCCGCATGGCGGCGCGCGGCGCGACGGTCACCGTGTCCGACATCAACCAGGAAATGCTCGACGTCGGGATCGAACGGGCGATGGAGCGCGGGCTCGACGATCTCGTGTGGTCGCGCCAGAACGCCGAGGAACTGAGCTTCCCGCCGCGCTTCTTCGATGCCTATACGATTGCCTTCGGCATTCGCAACGTCACCCATATCGACCGCGCGCTGAAGGAAGCGCACCGCGTGCTCAAGCATGGCGGGCGGTTCTACTGCCTCGAATTCTCGACCACCGAATGGCCCGGCTTCAAGGAGGCCTACGATCTCTATTCGCACAAGCTGGTGCCCCGGATCGGCAAGGCGATCGCGGGGGACGAGGACAGCTATCGCTATCTGATCGAATCGATCCGCCGCTTCCCGACGATGCCCGAATTCGAAAAGATGATCCGCGCGGCGGGCTTCAGCCAGACGAAGGTCGAGCCGATCCTCGGCGGGCTGGTCGCGATCCATTCGGGGTGGAAGACGTGA
- a CDS encoding DMT family transporter: MHSDKHHSDGHWRAFAMLGVVMLFWAGNSIVGRAVRDDIPPFTLAFVRWSCASLILLPFAARSVWRDRAALLGSWKIVLLLGVVGIGAFNSLLYESLRFTSATNALLLQASIPPLVLAFDFLFFRSRAPALQGLGVGLSMLGVAAVVFKGDPSAALRLHFGFGDALALGACVVWALYTVLLRLRPKTAPESFVAVTFWIGMLCTGPLAALEWHDGATVHWSAGVFGAFFYVSLFPSLISYFVYNWATHAIGAASAGQAITLMPLFGALLSALLLGEVLYPYHWFGMGLILAGIGLSALALRRKVPAGAPKPAPLEGKP, translated from the coding sequence ATGCATTCCGACAAGCACCACTCTGACGGGCATTGGCGCGCCTTCGCGATGCTCGGCGTGGTGATGCTGTTCTGGGCCGGGAACTCGATCGTCGGGCGCGCGGTGCGCGACGATATTCCGCCCTTCACCCTCGCCTTCGTGCGCTGGAGCTGCGCGTCGCTGATCCTGCTGCCGTTCGCCGCGCGGTCGGTCTGGCGCGACCGCGCGGCGCTGCTCGGCAGCTGGAAGATCGTGCTGCTGCTCGGGGTGGTCGGGATCGGCGCGTTCAATTCGCTGCTCTATGAAAGCCTGCGCTTCACCTCGGCCACCAATGCGCTGCTGCTGCAGGCCTCGATTCCGCCGCTGGTGCTGGCGTTCGACTTCCTGTTCTTCCGCAGCCGCGCGCCGGCCTTGCAGGGGCTCGGGGTGGGGCTGTCGATGCTCGGGGTCGCGGCGGTGGTGTTCAAGGGCGATCCCTCGGCCGCGCTGCGGCTCCATTTCGGCTTCGGCGATGCGCTGGCGCTCGGCGCCTGCGTGGTCTGGGCGCTCTATACGGTGCTGCTGCGGCTGCGCCCGAAGACCGCGCCGGAAAGCTTCGTCGCGGTGACCTTCTGGATCGGCATGCTCTGCACCGGGCCGCTGGCCGCGCTCGAATGGCATGACGGGGCGACGGTTCACTGGAGCGCCGGGGTGTTCGGCGCATTCTTCTATGTCTCGCTGTTCCCGTCGCTGATCTCCTATTTCGTCTACAACTGGGCGACGCATGCGATCGGCGCGGCGAGCGCGGGGCAGGCGATCACGCTGATGCCGCTGTTCGGCGCGCTGCTTTCGGCGCTGCTGCTGGGCGAGGTGCTTTATCCGTATCACTGGTTCGGAATGGGGCTGATCCTCGCCGGGATCGGGCTTTCGGCGCTGGCGCTCAGGCGGAAAGTCCCGGCTGGCGCGCCGAAACCCGCGCCGCTAGAGGGAAAGCCATGA
- the rpsT gene encoding 30S ribosomal protein S20 has protein sequence MANTPQAKKRILRNANRAQINGARISRIRSFVKKVETAIAGGDKTVAAEALKAAQPEMARGVARGVLHKNTVARKMSRLSKRIAAL, from the coding sequence ATGGCCAATACGCCGCAAGCCAAGAAGCGCATTCTCCGCAACGCCAACCGCGCGCAGATCAACGGTGCGCGCATCAGCCGCATCCGCAGCTTCGTGAAGAAGGTCGAGACTGCGATTGCCGGCGGCGACAAGACCGTGGCTGCCGAGGCGCTCAAGGCCGCGCAGCCCGAGATGGCCCGCGGCGTCGCCCGCGGCGTGCTCCACAAGAACACCGTCGCGCGCAAGATGTCGCGCCTCTCGAAGCGAATCGCCGCGCTTTAA
- a CDS encoding HesA/MoeB/ThiF family protein has product MTLAPERLERFARHIVLPEVGGTGQLALSKAHVVLVGVGGIGSPALQYLAAAGIGRLTMIDDDRVDATNLQRQTIFAEADVGQLKAERAEEWLARFDSALNVQAAAIRVTSENAPALIQDADLVLDGCDNFATRLAVSDACVAAGIPLVSAAVGRFQGQVAAFAGHLEGQSCYRCFVGDAFDNDDCDSCAADGMLGAMAGWAGTFAALTAIRVLLGGAMGDPQWGKLHLLDGLAPGMRTMAIAKDPECRGCGDKGG; this is encoded by the coding sequence ATGACTTTGGCCCCCGAACGCCTCGAGCGCTTCGCCAGGCACATCGTGTTGCCAGAGGTCGGCGGCACCGGGCAATTGGCCTTGAGCAAGGCGCATGTGGTGCTGGTCGGCGTCGGCGGGATCGGCTCGCCCGCGCTGCAATATCTGGCGGCGGCCGGGATCGGGCGGCTGACCATGATCGACGACGACCGGGTCGATGCGACCAATCTCCAGCGCCAGACGATCTTCGCCGAAGCCGACGTCGGCCAGCTCAAGGCCGAACGCGCGGAGGAATGGCTCGCCCGCTTCGATTCGGCGCTGAACGTACAGGCGGCAGCGATCCGTGTGACCTCCGAAAATGCCCCTGCCCTCATCCAGGATGCCGACCTCGTCCTCGACGGCTGCGACAATTTCGCAACCCGCCTCGCGGTCTCCGACGCCTGCGTCGCCGCCGGCATCCCGCTGGTCAGCGCCGCGGTCGGGCGGTTCCAGGGGCAGGTCGCCGCCTTTGCCGGGCATCTCGAGGGCCAGAGCTGCTACCGCTGCTTCGTCGGCGACGCATTCGACAATGACGATTGCGACAGCTGCGCCGCCGACGGCATGCTTGGCGCGATGGCCGGCTGGGCCGGAACCTTCGCCGCCCTCACCGCGATCCGCGTGCTGCTCGGCGGCGCGATGGGCGATCCGCAATGGGGGAAGCTGCATCTGCTCGACGGGCTCGCGCCCGGGATGCGGACGATGGCGATCGCCAAGGATCCTGAGTGCCGGGGGTGTGGGGACAAGGGCGGCTAA
- the ubiB gene encoding 2-polyprenylphenol 6-hydroxylase — protein MTRPATHIFRLLTWGRTLARHGALRGIERDPNTPAPVRRLAWLARFGTFQPKQADYASAFRAIGPAAIKLGQSLATRPDIVGDVAVQNLLSLQDNLPPSPFETIKADIEASFGAPLEALFTSVDPDPVGSASIAQVYKGVTTDGRTVAVKALRPGIRRRFEKDIETYQWAAAHLEALGGEAARLRPRLTIENFKRWTARELDLRREAASASELADAMKGFEGYRIPAIDWDRTNGRVLTSEWVDGIKISDTAALKAAGHDLPRLAERLVLAFLTQAIGAGFFHADMHQGNLFVTADGTIVAIDFGIMGRIDRRARQWLAEILYGLTTGNYRRVAEIHFEAQYVPAHHSVDEFATALRAVGEPMRGKPVSELSVGQMLDGLFAITRDFDMQTQPHLLLLQKTMVMVEGVATQLDPSINMWDVAAPFVRSWIRDELGPEAALADRLRSDFETLLRLPELIRRLEDRIPARGGAPEAPPLPEVEIMWVRREGRARWPGYAAALLIGGALVWAAVWAGWLG, from the coding sequence ATGACCCGGCCGGCAACCCATATCTTCAGGCTCCTCACATGGGGCCGCACGCTCGCGCGGCATGGCGCGCTGCGCGGGATCGAGCGCGATCCGAACACGCCCGCGCCGGTGCGCCGGCTGGCTTGGCTCGCGCGCTTCGGCACGTTCCAGCCGAAGCAGGCGGACTATGCGAGCGCGTTCCGCGCGATCGGCCCGGCCGCGATCAAGCTCGGCCAGTCGCTCGCGACAAGGCCCGACATCGTCGGCGACGTCGCGGTGCAGAATCTGCTCTCGCTGCAGGATAATCTGCCGCCGTCGCCGTTCGAGACGATCAAGGCCGATATCGAGGCGAGCTTCGGCGCGCCGCTCGAAGCTTTGTTTACCAGCGTCGATCCCGATCCGGTCGGCTCCGCCTCGATCGCGCAGGTCTACAAGGGCGTCACCACCGATGGCCGCACAGTCGCGGTCAAGGCGCTGCGCCCCGGCATTCGCCGCCGGTTCGAAAAGGACATCGAGACCTATCAATGGGCCGCCGCCCATCTCGAAGCGCTCGGCGGTGAGGCCGCGCGGCTGCGCCCGCGGCTGACGATCGAGAACTTCAAGCGCTGGACCGCGCGCGAGTTGGATCTGCGCCGCGAAGCCGCCTCTGCCAGCGAACTCGCCGATGCGATGAAGGGGTTCGAAGGCTATCGCATCCCGGCGATCGACTGGGACCGCACCAATGGCCGCGTGCTGACTTCCGAATGGGTCGACGGGATCAAGATCAGCGACACCGCCGCGCTCAAGGCCGCCGGACACGATCTGCCCAGACTGGCCGAGCGGCTGGTGCTGGCGTTCCTCACCCAGGCGATCGGCGCGGGCTTCTTCCACGCGGACATGCACCAGGGCAATCTGTTCGTGACCGCCGACGGCACGATCGTCGCGATCGACTTCGGGATCATGGGGCGGATCGACCGGCGCGCCCGTCAGTGGCTCGCGGAGATCCTCTATGGCCTGACCACCGGCAATTACCGCCGCGTCGCCGAAATCCATTTCGAAGCACAATATGTGCCGGCGCACCATTCGGTCGACGAATTCGCGACCGCATTGCGCGCGGTGGGCGAACCGATGCGCGGCAAGCCGGTGAGCGAATTGTCGGTCGGCCAGATGCTCGACGGGCTGTTCGCGATCACCCGCGATTTCGACATGCAGACCCAGCCGCATCTGCTGCTGCTGCAGAAGACCATGGTGATGGTCGAAGGGGTCGCGACCCAGCTCGATCCGTCGATCAACATGTGGGACGTCGCCGCGCCGTTCGTGCGCAGCTGGATCCGCGATGAGCTTGGCCCCGAAGCCGCGCTGGCGGACCGGCTGCGGAGCGATTTCGAGACGCTGCTGCGCCTGCCCGAATTGATCCGCCGGCTCGAAGACCGCATTCCCGCGCGCGGCGGCGCGCCCGAGGCGCCGCCTCTGCCCGAAGTCGAGATCATGTGGGTGCGCCGCGAAGGGCGCGCGCGCTGGCCGGGCTATGCCGCGGCGCTGCTGATCGGCGGCGCGCTGGTGTGGGCGGCCGTGTGGGCCGGATGGCTGGGGTGA
- the mutM gene encoding bifunctional DNA-formamidopyrimidine glycosylase/DNA-(apurinic or apyrimidinic site) lyase, translating to MPELPEVETTVRGLARYLDGERITRVAVNRADLRRAFPPDLVQALTGAKVTGLGRRAKYGLIHTDRDQTMVFHLGMSGRWRIDPGELGKHDHLVLETASHRFALNDARRFGSVDLIDTGRLDQWPQFAALGPEPLGDELTPAYLKAALADRKQAIKLLLLDQRIVAGLGNIYVCEALFRAGISPLRAGGAVTLPMLKKLVPAIKAVLTESIEDGGSTLRDYARPDGELGYFATRFDVYGREGEPCRGGHGTVKRIVQGGRSTWYCPKCQK from the coding sequence ATGCCCGAGCTTCCCGAAGTCGAAACCACCGTGCGCGGCCTCGCCCGCTACCTCGACGGCGAGCGGATCACCCGCGTCGCGGTCAACCGCGCGGATCTGCGCCGCGCCTTCCCGCCCGACCTCGTCCAGGCGCTGACCGGCGCGAAAGTCACCGGCCTCGGCCGCCGCGCCAAATACGGGCTGATCCACACCGACCGCGACCAGACGATGGTGTTCCACCTCGGCATGAGCGGGCGCTGGCGGATCGATCCGGGCGAGCTCGGCAAGCACGACCATCTGGTGCTCGAAACCGCGTCCCACCGGTTCGCGCTGAACGATGCGCGGCGCTTCGGCTCGGTCGACCTGATCGATACCGGCAGGCTCGACCAATGGCCGCAATTCGCCGCGCTCGGCCCCGAGCCGCTCGGCGACGAACTCACCCCGGCCTATCTCAAAGCCGCGCTCGCGGACCGCAAGCAGGCGATCAAGCTGCTGCTGCTCGACCAGCGGATCGTCGCCGGGCTCGGCAATATCTATGTCTGCGAAGCCTTGTTCCGCGCGGGCATCTCGCCTTTGCGCGCGGGCGGCGCGGTCACGCTGCCGATGCTGAAGAAGCTCGTGCCGGCGATCAAGGCGGTGCTGACCGAATCGATCGAGGACGGCGGCTCGACCCTGCGCGACTATGCAAGGCCCGACGGCGAGCTCGGCTATTTCGCGACCCGCTTCGACGTCTATGGCCGCGAAGGCGAACCCTGCCGTGGCGGGCACGGCACCGTGAAGCGGATCGTGCAGGGCGGCCGCAGCACCTGGTACTGTCCCAAGTGCCAGAAGTGA
- the dnaA gene encoding chromosomal replication initiator protein DnaA yields the protein MTEDQEALDLAADWADISQGLRKDLGQQLHSQWIRPIQLGSFCKDTGTLDLFLPTEFSANWVADRFADRLSLAWKIARSEVRNVRIQVHPGRRQLPEVTLGGHDGFGRGAANDGALDRPGGHAAGTIGEAGFTASVGLDPSLTFAAFVTGTANVLAFNAAERMAKVEPPQFSPLYLKAATGQGKTHLLHAIGHSYLQAHPRARIFYCSAERFMVEFVSALRQNEMIEFKARLRGFDLLLVDDIQFIIGKASAQEELLYTIDALLAEGKRLVFAADRAPQALDGVEQRLLSRLSMGLVADIQPADIELRRMILESKLTRFAPLEVPGDVIEFLARTINRNVRELVGGLNKLIAYAQLTGQEVSLQLAEEQLTDILSANRKRITIDEIQRTVCQFYRVDRSEMSSKRRARAVVRPRQVAMYLAKVLTPRSYPEIGRKFGGRDHSTVIHAVRLIEDLRKRDADMDGDVRSLLRQLES from the coding sequence ATGACCGAGGACCAGGAGGCTCTGGACCTCGCCGCCGACTGGGCGGACATCAGCCAGGGCCTGCGCAAGGATCTGGGCCAGCAGCTCCACAGCCAGTGGATCCGTCCGATTCAGCTCGGCAGCTTCTGCAAGGACACCGGCACGCTCGATCTGTTCCTGCCGACCGAATTCTCGGCCAACTGGGTTGCCGACCGCTTTGCCGACCGCCTATCGCTTGCGTGGAAGATCGCCCGCAGCGAAGTGCGCAACGTCCGCATCCAGGTCCATCCCGGGCGCCGCCAGCTGCCCGAAGTCACCTTGGGCGGGCATGACGGCTTCGGCCGCGGCGCCGCCAATGACGGCGCTCTCGACCGGCCCGGCGGCCACGCCGCGGGCACGATCGGCGAAGCCGGCTTCACCGCTTCGGTCGGGCTCGACCCGTCGCTGACCTTTGCCGCCTTCGTCACCGGCACCGCCAACGTGCTCGCGTTCAACGCGGCCGAGCGGATGGCCAAGGTCGAGCCGCCGCAGTTCTCGCCGCTCTACCTCAAGGCCGCGACCGGCCAGGGCAAGACGCATCTGCTGCACGCGATCGGCCATTCCTATCTCCAGGCCCACCCGCGCGCGCGAATCTTCTACTGCAGCGCCGAGCGCTTCATGGTCGAGTTCGTCTCGGCCCTGCGCCAGAACGAGATGATCGAGTTCAAGGCGCGGCTGCGCGGTTTCGACCTGCTGCTGGTGGACGATATCCAGTTCATCATCGGCAAGGCATCGGCACAGGAAGAGCTGCTCTACACGATCGACGCGCTGCTGGCGGAGGGCAAGCGGCTGGTGTTCGCCGCCGACCGGGCGCCCCAGGCGCTGGACGGGGTCGAGCAGCGTTTGCTCAGCCGCCTGTCGATGGGCCTCGTCGCCGACATCCAGCCGGCCGATATCGAACTGCGCCGGATGATCCTCGAATCGAAGCTCACCCGCTTCGCCCCGCTCGAAGTGCCGGGCGACGTGATCGAGTTCCTCGCGCGCACGATCAACCGCAATGTCCGCGAGCTGGTCGGCGGGCTCAACAAGCTGATCGCCTATGCCCAGCTGACCGGGCAGGAAGTCTCGCTCCAGCTCGCCGAGGAGCAGCTGACCGACATTCTCTCGGCCAACCGCAAGCGCATCACGATCGACGAGATCCAGCGCACCGTATGCCAGTTCTACCGGGTCGACCGCTCGGAGATGTCCTCCAAGCGCCGCGCGCGCGCGGTGGTCCGGCCGCGGCAGGTCGCGATGTATCTCGCCAAGGTCCTCACCCCGCGCTCCTATCCGGAGATCGGGCGCAAGTTCGGCGGGCGCGACCATTCGACCGTGATCCACGCGGTGCGGCTGATCGAGGACCTCCGCAAGCGCGACGCGGATATGGACGGCGATGTGCGCAGCCTGTTGAGACAGCTGGAAAGCTGA